The Terriglobales bacterium genomic interval CGGGCGCGCGCACGGGGGGTCACAGACACGCGAAGCGAAAGCCACACTTGCTAAGACGATTGTTGGGCATGACATCCTAGCGGGCAGGGGCGCTCCGGGCCGTACTAGGATCGAGCGCGGAATGGAAAAGAAAGTCGGGTTGACCAAGTTCCTGGACTAGAATTCCTCCGTTACGGCATCCAGCGCGGCTTGTCGCCAAGCAAGCGCCCCATCGAGGCCCCAAATGGGTCTTAAAGTCAAAGAATTCAGGTCAACCCGCGAGTACAGCTCGTGGCTGAACAAAAGCGGTAACAGCGTACGGGTCGTCAACGTCTCTACGACAAAGCGGTGGTCGCTCTTCACCGGATTCCTCGGTGACAATAAGACTTACACGGTCACCTACGAAGATCAGCCCCTTGCAGCCGCTGCTGTCGCTGGTGCGGGAATAACCGCCGGACAATCCAGTAATACGTTCTGTACGAGCTGTGGGCAGCACATGTCCGCCGACGCTCGGTTCTGCCCAGCCTGTGGCGCGTCTTTACCAGGTCAAAGTCCGCAGCCCAGTGCTGAGGGTGTTGGCGCACCAACTCAAATAAGCTCTGGAGGGCAAGCGAAGTTCATCGCTGCTCTAGTGTTGGCGATTGTCGCTGCGGTGCTTCTCAAAGGGTGGGCGGCGCTTGCAGGATTCCTAGCGGTCTTTGGGTTCTTTTACGTGGTTCCGCGCTTAAAGATCCCACCGCGGAAAAAGCTCATGGTGGTAGGGGCTGTCGTCGGAATCGTCCTGGTTGTCGAAGTCGTGGAAGTTGTTATCAGCGATTTCGAGGAACGTGCTGCTCAAAGGCAGGCAGACGTTCAGAAGAACGCGGACGCGAAGGTTGCACAAGAGAGGGCAAGGAAGGCTGCTGAAGAACAAGCAGCAGCGCAACAGCGGTTCAATGCGATGACGCCCGCTGAACACCTAGCGGAAGCGAAGAAGCTGTTGCAGCCTGGAGCGATTCCTCAATCGGAATCGCAGGGTTTTCTGCATATCGGCGCCATACCAGCCGGAGCTTTTGAAGCACATACCGCCGCAGACATCAAGTCTCGGTTCTTGGTGGAAAAACAGAAGCGCGCCGCCGAAGCTGCTCGTCAGAGCAAAATCAAAGCTGCTGAAGCCGAGAGGGCGAAAGCTGCGACCGACGAGGCCGCTCGAATTGCGTTTGCGAAGATTGTTGAAAACCAAATGCTGGATGAAGGCTGGAACATGGACGTGACTGCGATTGGAGCGAAGCACACCACACTGCGAATGAAGTGGGCCCTAGTCAGCAAAGTGATGGCGCATCAGATGTCGCAAAAGAGCGATATCTTTGATACAGCCAGGCAGCTAGGCTTCAAGCGCTTGGAACTGACGGACGGCTTCGACGAGACGTGGACTTGGAACTTAGATTCAGCAAAGCGTAATCAGGATTGAGATTTCACATCTACAATGATTCTTCTTCCGCCCGCTCCTCACCATTTGAATGACAAGCTCCACGGACGTTCTGACCTCTTGCGCGCCTGCCCGCGCCGGACGCAACTGTCGATAACAGCCCGTATCACTTGTTACGACATGCCACTTCCGCCTATTGTGACAGGATCACAGACCACTATCGGGACCGGGCGGAGAGACATGTCTCCTCCCTGTTTTGGGGCCCCGTTGAATTCCTGCGATTGTCCCTCGCAGGTATTTATCGCCGCCCTTGTATCACAATGGACCAGTGCAAGAAAGGACTTCGTGCACTTGTTTCTGCAAACAGCACATCTTCCCCCCCCGCGCGCCCGCCCCTCCCCCGCGCACCCCGAAGAAGGGGGTGGGGTGGAGCCGTTTTTCCCGTTGCCACATCCTACCCCGGGTTTCGTTGACACTGGGGGATGGGAAACCTAGACTGAAAGGTCATACCAAGAGGGTCCGAATGGGCTGGCTGCAGAACCGGTTCGAGAAGAACTTCCTCATCACCACCGTCGATTACGTCTTCAACTGGGCGCGGAAATCCGCCCTCTGGCCGATGACCTTCGGCCTGGCCTGCTGCGCCATCGAGATGATCGCCAGCTCCACCGCCCGCTTCGACATCGCCCGCTTCGGGGCCGAGGTGTTCCGTCCCAGTCCCCGCCAGTCCGACCTGATGATCGTCTCGGGCACGGTGACCCTGAAGATGGCGCCGGTGGTCAAGCGCATCTACGACCAGATGCCCGATCCCAAGTGGGTGATCTCGATGGGCGCCTGCTCCTCGGTCGGCGGCCCGTTCAACACCTACGCCGTGTTGCAGGGCGTGGACCGTATCGTGCCCGTGGACGTCTATGTGATCGGCAGCCCGCCGCGTCCGGAGAACCTCTTTTACGCCCTGCTCAAGCTGCAGGACAAGATCGACGGCATGACCATCGCCAAGAAGCCCACCGAGGTGCGGCTGGATGAGAGCATGGTGGAGTCGTTCAAGAAGCAGGTGATGATTGCGCAGACGCTGCAACCGAAGTAGCTAGTAGCTGGTAGTTAGTAGCCAGGAAGCCCGCGAATGAAGCGGGCTTTTGCTTTTCATCTGCGCAGGTCTGCGTTAGTCTGCGGATGAGGTTTCTGATGGCGGAATACGTGAAGATCGGCACCAGGGCCGACCTGCCGGGGGAGAACGAGGCCAAGGAGTTTCAGGTCGCCGGGAAAGTCATCTGCGTGGCCAACGTGGACGGCACGTGCTCGGCCATGGACAACCTCTGCCTGCACCGCGGTGGGCCCATCGGGCAGGGTGTGGTGATGGACGGAAAAGTCATCTGTCCCTGGCACGGCTGGATGTGGGACCCGAAGACCGGCCAGGCGGTCCACAGCAGCGAAGCCAAGGTCGCGGTGTATCCGCTGAAGATTGATGGCGACGACGTGCTGGTCGAAGTATGACAGCCCCTCGACTCCCGCCGCGTTTCCGGGTACCATCGAAGTCCCCCGAAAGCTGCACTGACAGCGGAGGCTCAGGTGCCGGCGCCAAAACCCAAGGGCGAAGAAGCACGTCTCGCGGCTCTGCGCGATTACCGGCTCCTGGAGACGGAAGCGGAGCCGGCCTTTGACGACCTGGCGCAACTGGCTGTAGCGCTGTGCCGCACCCCGATCGCACTGGTGAGCCTGATCGAATCGGAGCGGCAGTGGTTCAAGGCGCGGGTCGGGATCCAGGCGACCGAGTGCCCACGCGATATCTCGTTCTGCTCCTACGCCATCCTGCAAAGCGACCTGATGGTGGTGCGCGACACGCTTTCCGACCCGCGCTTCGCCGCCAACCCGCTGGTGCTCAGCGAGCCGAGGATCCGCTTCTATGCGGGGCTCCCTCTGTTCAGCGCCGACGGCAAGCATGCGTTGGGGACCTTGTGCGTGCTCGACGTCGTGCCGCGCGACCTGACGGGCGATCAGATCACGGCGCTGCGCGCGCTGGCCCGACAGGCGGAGGCGCTGCTGGAGTCCGCCCGCCTGCGCGCCGAGCTCAAGAAGGCGCGTGCCGACGCGCAGCACGCCGAACATGAACTGCAGATGGCGTATGACCGGGAGCCGGAACTGGCGCGGGTGGACCTGCTCACCGGCCTGATGAACCGCCGGGCGTTCCTGGAGGTCGCCGACCGCGAGCGCAAGCGCGCGCAACGCTACGAAGTGCCGATCAGCATCATCGCGTTCGACCTGGAGAACCTGGCGCGCATCCGCGAACAACAGGGAGACCAGGTGGCGGACGCGCTGCTGGTGTCGGTGGCCAACCTGCTGCGCAACCGTGTCCGCCATACTGACGTGCTGGCGCGCACCGGCGACGCCGAGTTCATGGTGCTGCTGCCGACCACGGCCGCCGATTCCGCCAAACAATTCGCGGGCAAGATCCGCGAGCTGATGCTGGAAGCCATCCAGCAGCACGATTGGCCGCTCCTGTTCGCCATCAGCGTGGTCACGCACGTCAAGGCGCCGGAAGTCCTGGAAGACCTGCTGCGCAAGGCGGACCACGTGAAAGCGTTCGTCAAGACCAGCGACAAGATCGTCGTGCGCGAGCAGGCGGTCGGGGCGTAAAGCAGTCGCCAGGCGTCAGTCGTCAGCGAGGTCGTCGGTCGCAGGTCGTCGGCCGTCGGCCAACAACATCCGGAAATCCGGGAGTGGAGAAATGCGTCTTCCTAAGATCGTCCTCGTTTGCTTGATGCTGGTGGGCCTGTGTTCCGCGGATTCGAAGATCAAGACGCGGAGGACAATGATGGGCCAGGCCATGGAGAGCACCGTTTACGTGAAAGGAGCGCGGGAGCGCAGGGAAGATACGGGCATGATGGGCATGGGCTCGACCACCATCGTGCAATGCGACCAGAAGCGGATCATCACCATCAACACCTGCACCAAGACGTACATGGTCACGCCGATGGACGAGATGGGGCCGGGGATGAGCCCGGCAGCGGCGATGGCAGGGGGAGAACAGGCCGACCGCGGCGCGCCCCAAAAGGGTGGCGTGCTGACCATCGTCAATGAGTACAGCGACACCAAGGAACGGCAAAAGATGTTCGGGCTGGAAGCGCGGCATATCCGCACGACCATGTCCATGGAGCCGAGCCCCGACGCCTGCCAGAAGCAGGGAATGAAGATGGAGAAGGACGGCTGGTACGTGAGCCTGTCTCCGCAATTCACTTGTGATGCGGGCACGCACCGCTATGCGGGCGGCATGGTAGGGCGCGGCGCGCGTCCGTCATGCCGGGACACCATCCGCATGAAGGGTGGCATGAGCAACCCGGGCTTCCCGCTGAAAGAAACCATCACGTTCATGGCGGAAGGACGTCCGTTCACCATGACCGAGGAGGTCACCGAGCTTTCGACAGCGAACCTGAATCCGGCGCTGTTCGACATCCCCGCCGGATACCGTCAGGTGAATGATCCTCAAGCGATGATGGGAGATCCGCGGGCGATGGCGTCGGGCGGCGGCAGCTGCAGCCAGGGGATCCCGATCGAAGTGGCGGGCGCTCCCGCCGAACCCGCGCCGGCGGCTGCGCCGGCAGCGCCGACGACGCTAAAGGCTGCCGTGGTCACGACCGCCCCGCCCAAGGCATCGGGCGTATTGCGCGTCGGCGTGGTGAAGATCGCGGACAAGACCGGGCAGTACCTGCCGGTCTTTAATCTGCGGCTGGATCTGATGTACGAGATTCAGATCCGGAAGATGGAGCCGATCCCGCTGGACGCCCAGGAGCTGAAGGAGGCCATCGAGGAAGGGAAAGCCAAGGATTGCGATTACGTCCTGTTCACCGAAGCGGCGGCCCTCGGCGATCCCGGACAGCCGGCGCCGGCGATCCCGGGCCGAGTGATCAAGACGGCTGCGGGTCCGGACGACTACCACGCGAAACTGGACATCCAGCTCTTCCGCACCATCAGACCGCTTCCGGAGTTGAAGACGAGCCTGCTGGGCGCTGCCCCGGTGCGGGCCGTGGATGCGGTGATGAATGGGTTCGAGCATGAGGCCGATGCGGTGCGGGAACAGATCGACAAGGACCTGCACCCGCAGAAAGCAGTGCCGGCCAAAGCGCCGGTGAAGAAAGCGCCGGCGAAGAAGTAGGGAAGCTGGTCAGGATGAACGGCGCGGCTGGCCGCGCCGTTTGGTAGTGCCGAGAAAGCGTTCCACTCCTATGGCGTCATGCTGAGGGCCTTCAGGCCCGAAGCATCTCGCGTGTTGTACGCGAGATCCTTCGCGGCTAAAGCTGCTCAGGATGACGCCATCAAAACAGTACCCGTCCGTCCTAAGTCCGCAGCAGCCCCGGGAATCGCCTTACGTCATTCTCAAAGCCCGGGAAGACCGTGGCCAGGTCGCTGTTGCCGAGGTGGCGATAGACGGCCTCGCCCAGCACACGGCGGAAATCTGTGGTCAGAGCGAGGTCGCGGCCTTCGTAGAGTTGGCCCGGGTTGAGGCCGGGCCAGTCGCCGTACACCCGTCCGCCTTTCACCGGTCCCCCGAGAACGAACATCACATTGGCGTGGCCGTGGTCGGTGCCGCGGTTGCCGTTCTCGCGGGCGGTGCGGCCGAACTCCGACATGCTGACCAGCACGGTGTCGCCGGCGAGATCGCCAAGGTCGGTCCAGAAGGCGGCAATGGCGCCGCCGAACTCGCGCAGCAGGTTGGCCAGCTGTCCCTGGGTGTTGCCCTCGTTGACATGGTGGTCCCAGCCGCCGATGTCGGCGAAGGCGACCTCGACGCCGAGATCGGCCTTCAGCAACTGCGCGATCTGGCGCAGGCTGTCTCCGAAACGCCCGCGAGGGTAGTTCGCGCCGGGCGCCGGGGTGTAGCGGCCCGGATCGGCGGACTTCAGCATCTTGACCGCGTCGAAGGTCTCTTGGCCGGTGCCGTGCAGCACGGCGTCCACCGACTGCGCGTACATCGCCTCGAAAGTGTTGGCTAACGGCGCGGCGGCAGGATTGCGCCCCCCGACCCCGAACTCGTTCACGTTCGAGATGGCGATAGCGGGAGCCGAGCCGGCAAGCATCCGGGGCAGGCCGGTGCCGAGAGCGACGGCGCGGAAGGGACTCTCCTCGGCCTTCTTGTCGCGCAGGGCACGGTTCAACCAGCCGTCTTCGGTGGACTTCACGCCCGGGGTGCCCGATTCCATGTAGTCCTGGGCGTCGAAGTGGGAGCGCGTGGTGTCGGGTGAGCCGGCGGCGTGCACCAGTGCCAGGTGCTTCTGGTTCCAAAGCGGCTTGAGCGGCGCCAGAGAAGGGTGCAGGCCGAAGAAACCGTCCAGGTCGAGCACACTCTGGCGAGGAATGGCGATGCTGGGACGCATGCCGTAGTAGGCGCCCTCGCCGTGGGGCACGACGATGTTCAGGCCGTCGGCGGCGCCGCGCTGGAAGAGCACCACCAGGCGTTTGCGGCGGCTGTTCTCGGCGCCGTAGACCGCGCGGGTGAGGAAGCCGGGAACGGCGGCGGTGGCGGCGATGGCCATCGCACTGCCCTTGAGGAAGACCCGTCGAGTGATTCTCATATCCATTCCGTAGAGACGCCCGTCAGGGCGTCTCACAGTCCTATCGCCGCTGGAACTCCGGGGAGCCCAGGATCAGGCCGGCGATGACGCCGGCTTTCACCGGCCGCGGCGAATCGTCCAGCCGCCGCCCGGTGACCTGGGGATCGTTCAACTGCTTCTCGATGGTCTCGTGCGTCTGCCGGGAGACGTCGCCGGAAAGCAAGGCGTTCTCCAGCACGGCAAGCGTCTGCCTTGGGTCCTCAGACGGGGCATTGCCGAGCAGCGACTCGGGTTCGAGCCGGACCCCGGGCAGGCGTCCGGTGCCCATGGCGAGGGCCAGGTTCATGCGGTTGAGCAGGGCCGCCGAGTTCACCCAGGCGTCGGCCTTCATGGAATATCCGGTGGGCGGCTGCGCGCCGTACAGCGGCATGCCCATGCGGTTCAGCGCCTGCGCCAAAGGCATGGCGTTCTGCACGTCGATTGCGCCCGCACGCACGGCGGAGGCCACGAATTCCAGCGGGGTCTTCACCTTGGCGCGATAGGACTCGGGCGCCCAGAACTCCGGCGAGCGGTACATGGCGCGCAGGACCTCGCGGATGTCGCCGTCGGTCTTTAGAAAAGTTTCGGCCATGCGGTCCACCAGCGCCGGCGGAGGTTCGTCGGAGACGAAGCGCATGGCCAGCTTGGTGGAGATGAAGCGGGCGGTCGAGGGATGGCGGGAGAGCATCTCGATCACTTCCTCGCCCTCTTTCTGGCCGTGTTCCTTGATCCTCTTGCCGAGGAAATTCTTTTCGCCGGGCTGGTGCATGCGCTCGTTGAAATCGAAGCCGCCGCCCTGGCGCGGTTGCCTGATGGTCCAGCCGGTGAGGATCTTGGCCAGTTCGGTGACGTCCTGCTGGCTATAGCCGCCGTTCACCCCGAGGGTGTGCAGCTCCATGATCTCGCGGGCGTAGTTCTCGTTCAGGCCGCTGCGCTTGTTCTTG includes:
- a CDS encoding zinc ribbon domain-containing protein: MGLKVKEFRSTREYSSWLNKSGNSVRVVNVSTTKRWSLFTGFLGDNKTYTVTYEDQPLAAAAVAGAGITAGQSSNTFCTSCGQHMSADARFCPACGASLPGQSPQPSAEGVGAPTQISSGGQAKFIAALVLAIVAAVLLKGWAALAGFLAVFGFFYVVPRLKIPPRKKLMVVGAVVGIVLVVEVVEVVISDFEERAAQRQADVQKNADAKVAQERARKAAEEQAAAQQRFNAMTPAEHLAEAKKLLQPGAIPQSESQGFLHIGAIPAGAFEAHTAADIKSRFLVEKQKRAAEAARQSKIKAAEAERAKAATDEAARIAFAKIVENQMLDEGWNMDVTAIGAKHTTLRMKWALVSKVMAHQMSQKSDIFDTARQLGFKRLELTDGFDETWTWNLDSAKRNQD
- the nuoB gene encoding NADH-quinone oxidoreductase subunit NuoB, whose amino-acid sequence is MGWLQNRFEKNFLITTVDYVFNWARKSALWPMTFGLACCAIEMIASSTARFDIARFGAEVFRPSPRQSDLMIVSGTVTLKMAPVVKRIYDQMPDPKWVISMGACSSVGGPFNTYAVLQGVDRIVPVDVYVIGSPPRPENLFYALLKLQDKIDGMTIAKKPTEVRLDESMVESFKKQVMIAQTLQPK
- a CDS encoding Rieske (2Fe-2S) protein, whose translation is MAEYVKIGTRADLPGENEAKEFQVAGKVICVANVDGTCSAMDNLCLHRGGPIGQGVVMDGKVICPWHGWMWDPKTGQAVHSSEAKVAVYPLKIDGDDVLVEV
- a CDS encoding sensor domain-containing diguanylate cyclase gives rise to the protein MPAPKPKGEEARLAALRDYRLLETEAEPAFDDLAQLAVALCRTPIALVSLIESERQWFKARVGIQATECPRDISFCSYAILQSDLMVVRDTLSDPRFAANPLVLSEPRIRFYAGLPLFSADGKHALGTLCVLDVVPRDLTGDQITALRALARQAEALLESARLRAELKKARADAQHAEHELQMAYDREPELARVDLLTGLMNRRAFLEVADRERKRAQRYEVPISIIAFDLENLARIREQQGDQVADALLVSVANLLRNRVRHTDVLARTGDAEFMVLLPTTAADSAKQFAGKIRELMLEAIQQHDWPLLFAISVVTHVKAPEVLEDLLRKADHVKAFVKTSDKIVVREQAVGA
- a CDS encoding DUF1501 domain-containing protein; amino-acid sequence: MRITRRVFLKGSAMAIAATAAVPGFLTRAVYGAENSRRKRLVVLFQRGAADGLNIVVPHGEGAYYGMRPSIAIPRQSVLDLDGFFGLHPSLAPLKPLWNQKHLALVHAAGSPDTTRSHFDAQDYMESGTPGVKSTEDGWLNRALRDKKAEESPFRAVALGTGLPRMLAGSAPAIAISNVNEFGVGGRNPAAAPLANTFEAMYAQSVDAVLHGTGQETFDAVKMLKSADPGRYTPAPGANYPRGRFGDSLRQIAQLLKADLGVEVAFADIGGWDHHVNEGNTQGQLANLLREFGGAIAAFWTDLGDLAGDTVLVSMSEFGRTARENGNRGTDHGHANVMFVLGGPVKGGRVYGDWPGLNPGQLYEGRDLALTTDFRRVLGEAVYRHLGNSDLATVFPGFENDVRRFPGLLRT